The proteins below are encoded in one region of Fimbriimonadaceae bacterium:
- a CDS encoding response regulator transcription factor, whose translation MTILVVDDEQNILETVENKLRKEGYTTFSADTAEEAMRLFKLVKPDLILLDVMLPQRSGFELCRALRRVSNVPIIFLTARLSEEDRVQGLDLGADDYVVKPFSLSELVARIRSVLRRSSGDHSSGIIESGRLKIDPRTHEVWVDGEPVSFSPREFALLHFLARHSGQVFSRETLLDRVWEKESYVSPRTVDVHVRWLRERIEPDASKPSHLVTVRGVGYKFVG comes from the coding sequence ATGACGATCCTAGTCGTAGACGACGAACAGAACATCCTCGAGACAGTCGAGAACAAGCTTCGGAAAGAAGGTTACACCACCTTTTCCGCGGACACCGCGGAGGAGGCGATGCGGCTCTTCAAGCTCGTCAAGCCAGATCTCATCTTGCTGGACGTCATGCTTCCCCAGCGTTCTGGCTTTGAGCTGTGCCGGGCGCTGCGCCGCGTCTCGAACGTGCCGATCATCTTCCTCACCGCGCGCTTGAGCGAAGAGGACCGCGTCCAAGGGCTTGACCTTGGGGCGGACGACTACGTCGTCAAACCGTTCTCGCTCTCCGAACTCGTGGCGCGGATCCGGTCGGTGCTCCGCCGGTCCAGCGGTGATCACTCCAGCGGGATCATCGAATCCGGCAGACTGAAGATCGACCCTCGGACCCATGAAGTGTGGGTGGACGGCGAGCCGGTGAGTTTTTCGCCCCGCGAGTTCGCGTTGCTGCACTTCTTGGCCCGGCACTCCGGCCAAGTCTTCTCGCGCGAGACGCTCCTGGACCGGGTGTGGGAGAAGGAGTCGTATGTCTCGCCCCGCACCGTCGACGTCCACGTCCGTTGGCTGCGAGAGCGCATCGAGCCCGACGCGAGCAAGCCCAGCCACTTGGTGACGGTGCGCGGCGTCGGATACAAGTTCGTGGGCTGA